Genomic DNA from Hordeum vulgare subsp. vulgare chromosome 2H, MorexV3_pseudomolecules_assembly, whole genome shotgun sequence:
TTCAAACTGATTGCGGACGGTGTGACTGTGAATGAAGGCAGGGAGGAGAATAAAACTGAAACGGTAATGGGAATGCGATATGCGTTAACCGGCCAGACAGCACGGCGGCTCCCTCGGCTCCTCAGACGAATCGTGTCTGACACCGACGAACAAGTACAGTTTCACATTCACATGAGCACATGCTTCCTCGCCTCGTGATCTCGTCCCACACCAAAAGGCTTCCAAAGCTCAAGCACTGGGAGCACATGTGTTTTGTACGTATCCCTGGGCAGTGGTTCTGTATTACAGTTGCAGCAAATAACTACGTAGGCATACTTGTGAAGGACAATACCTAATTACATATTTTTGAGTACTCTAATACGGCACACGCAGCGTTGCTGACCTGCTTGCTGTTTGTGAGATCTGCTCTTCTGAAACAGTGCTTCTGCTCGTGCGCTCTCTGCTTCCTGCCGGCGCAAAACGGGAGCGGCCAAGCCAACTCACCAACCGCACGGCGAGACGAGCACGTCCAACGGTCTGCCACGGCGCGGGAGCGGCGCTTCCGTGATCAAAACTGGATCCACGCCCGCACTCGGTGCGATGGCCACGCAACGCAAGGTAGAGGGCGACAAAAGGGTAGGGTGACAAGCGTGTCCATGCTTCATTTACGGCTTGGCCATGTACAAATATAAATTCTCTCTCGTTGCAAAAGTCATGGCCACCCATCACAGGCAATGGAGGCTCCCACATCCCATCAACACACTGGTCACCGGCCTGGGCACCCACACCGCACGTAGAGACTCAGTGGTGGCCTCATCAGCAGTGCTCAACAGTGAGTGGTGACACGCATCTCGGTTTCCCTCGCGACTGAAACCGGCAAAATGGACGCAATTGACGTGTAAACGCAACTAATTGATAAAATAAATTATGCGTGAAAAAATTCACATGTCTAATCTATTCGTATGGCGTCCGAACAGTTGAACGTCACTATATGATGTCTGCATACAGACGCTACACCTTTAGCCAGCATGACATCCAGGTCACGTTTCTCGTTGTGTTACGTCTATATGAAAGGAGTTACACTATATTATATGGTGTCTAGATGAAAATAGTCACATTACATTGTGCGGCGTTTAGATGAAAGGACCCATACTATTTTAACTTTTATTAAACCATGCATCTAATGAAAACATGTCTTATATGAATGTTgtgtattttttatgttttacgcAACGTTTGCATTTTCATCGATGTTAAGACCAATTTTCTTGATGAAAACTATGTTATAAAAATGTAACATAATATAACTGATTGGATTTGTTAAGACTCACAAACTTTGCATGCCGATAGCCACTGATCTATAGCTCTTATGCATTTGCATCCTTCATGAGTTACAGAATCGACAAATCTCGCATCATTATGTCAACTTTGTAAGTTTTAACAAATTTAATTAGTTATACTACGATGCATTTTTATAACTGTTTTCATCAAGAAAAATGATTCTAACGTAGATGAAAATGCCATCATCGCGTAAACACATAAAAAAAATACACAATATTCATATAAGACACATTTTTATTGAATGCATAGATTAAAAtttacaatattttttatataagatAGTCTGACTTCTTTCATCAAGGCGCCACACAATATAGTTTGAGTTCTTACAACTAGGCGCCACACAATCAGGAATGTAGCCCCGGATATCACGCTGACCAAAGGTATATCATTCTCATGCCAAACGCTATACAATGTAGTTTGACGCACGGACGCCACACGAAGATGTTAGGCATGtactattttttttttgttgGCATAGTCTATTTTGTGAATCATGCGAGATTTGTCCATTCTGCCACTGAAACCAGGCCACCACCCTGGTGCTAGTGCTACACGCCCAGTGCCCCCATCCCCCTGCCCGTCCcgttcggccatttgcacagagcagCCAGCCCGAGCCCGGCAACGAAGCCCCTCTGACCACCGGGGCTTGGGATTTCTCCGAGCCATAAAAGAGAGGGAGAGGCCCCAAAAGGAGGAGGCTACCAACACTCCCGTCCAAGCAGCCGCAGCGCCCGCCTGCAGTACCCCCCAAGCCCAACGCCAATGGCTccctctcgcgccgccgccgcccccttggCGCTCTGCTGCATTCTGCTGCTCGCGTCTTCCTCCGCCGCGTTCTTGCTCGACGGCGGGAAGTCGGCGGCGAAGGGCAAGGCCAAGGGCAACGGCAAGGCGGCTGTCGACGTGGAGTGGCGGCCGGCCACCGCGACGTGGTACGGCGACGCCGAGGGCGACGGCAGCACCGGTAAGAGCTCTCAACCCGCCTCCATTGACCATACTTCACCTATTACTCTTGCTTAGTAGAGTACCTGGGCAGGGCAGTGGTGGGTTGCAGGATCAGTACCTGCGCGAAGCAGAgctcatctgtcttccttttcaTTACTGGATTGTTACTCCCGAAATACAGTAGCGCTCCGCACACACATATGCtgtcaattttattttattttggctaTCTGAGCTCTTTTTTTACACTGGCATCAGACGGCCTAGTTCTTTCTTTTCCCCTCAGTGGAACGTAGGAGTATTATTTATTAGGTACAAAAAAGGAAGGATCGATCAGTTCTTCCCGTTGCGACATTTCTGGCGCGACGCCTGCATATCCCGCGAGATCCGGCAGGGAATTTCCGTGGGCCCCCACCGGACCCCCTGCACGAATCGTGCCGCCGTCGCTTTACGATTCGTGCCGCCGGGCTTTCGGGGCGGCGACCGGCGAAGGCGAAGACGACCGCGCCAGGCTTCCCAAATCCCAATAACTTCTTTGCTGTACCGGGGCAGCACCATATGGCCGAAATCTCGGCGATAAATGCTCTCTCCGCCTCCGTTCACGCGCTCCACCGACACCCCCGGTAACTCTGACGCCGCGTCCGTAATCCAGTGGCAGTGATCCATCGTACGCATCGTAGTACTGCTCTAGCTGTTAGCTGCATTTACACTCACAAGTCAGAACGCTGGAGTAACTGTATCGCAGTAGATTAGCATCTCATTCTGCCGGACTGAGCATGGTGGATTTGGTTCTAATGGCGATGGACGTTTTTTCTCTTCTTCAGGGGGAGCGTGCGGGTACGGGACGCTGGTGGACGTGGTGCCGATGAAGGCGAGGGTGGGGTCGGTGAGCCCGGTGCTGTTCAAGGGCGGCGAGGGGTGCGGCGCCTGCTATAAGGTGCGGTGCCTCGACCATGGCATCTGCTCGCGCCGCGCCGTCACCGTCATCGTCACCGACGAGTGCCCCGGCGGCGGCCTCTGCGGCGGCGGCAACACGCACTTCGACCTCAGCGGCGCCGCCTTCAGCAGGATGGCCGTCGCCGGCGCCGGGGCGCACCTGCGCGACCGTGGGCAGCTCAAGGTGATCTACCGAAGGTGAGCGAGCAGCACGTACACTCCTTCATATCTTTTGTTTACAGTGCATTGTCAGACTGTCAGTGGTGGTAACTGGTTAAACTAATCAACTTGGACGCATGCCACAGTGGACAAGTAGCTCGTTGCATCTAACCCATAGGCtagagttagtttgagctagttgGGGCTCAAATAGCACTAAAATATCCAAACATAAGGGTTagattggagctagttgcatctaaTCCATCCAAAAAAAACTAGTccacccaagaggtgctaattgAAGCTAGTTTTCATGGGGCCCATTAAAAAGTCACTTTTCTCTCTCTATCCACCAGGTAATAGGTGTTAATTGGAGTTAGTTTTTATGGAACCCACTAAAAAAATCACTTTCCTCTCTCCATCAAGTACAACTATTGCCAATCTAACCTTATCATCCAAACACCTTtttggctagagttagtttaAGGTTAGTCATGAactagaaactaactctaacctcgagtatccaaacagggccatggaCAAACACTTAACTCCCTGAAGCTAGTAGGCTAAAAAATACAGTTAGATGGGTCAGTGGACCGTTGTCGAAACACTGCTGACTGCCACTACTGTGAACCTGTGATTTTGCCCGTGGTAATCTTGAAGCACAGTGGGAATTAAATTGTGCAGGGTTAAGTTATTAAACGGGCTAGCAGCTCACAGCTGTCTGAGCTTGGATCTATCTGCTCCTGAGTTACTCATGCCTCTGCGTGATGCCACCCAGGGAGGGGTGCAGATATCTGCCCTGTGGCATCTAACCTCTTGTCAAGATTCCCGGTCAATTCTTCCAGCTCCGATTCATTAACCTGTCTGACCATGGAAAAGCTGTCGTCTCTATCTATGTAATCCATCTGACCATGGAAAGCATCGTGTGAACCAGGACGGCGTGCAAGTACGGCGGGAAGAACATCGCGTTCCACGTGAACGAGGGGTCGACCAGCTTCTGGCTCTCGCTGCTCGTCGAGTTCGAGGACGGCGAGGGCGACATTGGATCCATGCAGCTGAAGCAGGTagccatcatcctcttcttcttctcgttcagaCCTCAGGTCATGGCAAGCTTAATTATTTACTTTCGTACACTGCCTTTCTCTCAACATTGACAAAGCGAATTGGGGGTAAATGGAGCTATCTTATTAGCCTTTCGTTGCCTTTATCGGTGGGAACAAGCTTGGTGGGCTGCATTGGACGAATGTGCAACAGGACCGCATATTTTCCCCTTTGCGAAAATGCGTGCATGTGAGTTGGTCGTCCCTCCACTGTCTTTGATGTGGTCGGAGACATACTGCACTGTTGCTTTGCTTTTGCCCTCATGCCTCTGCTGGCTAGCATTTGTACCGTCGTTGGCTAGGCATTCATCATCAAGCCCATGCCGTGTCCTTGGAACAACAACCTGAGGTTCTAGAACGGCAAGTTTTCACCCAGACTAGTAGGGAGTAATAAAGAAGTAGTATAACAGCAAGTGAACCAAATCCAAACACTGTTTATATTGCACTAAACCAGGTTAAATATGCAAAAGGACTGCCTTTTTCTTACATTGTCTACCGCACACTGTGGTCAAACCCTTGAGTGAAGACGCATGATTGTCTTTGGCGCATATGATTCCCATTTGGAGCATACATGTAAAGAGGCATCCAATGTTATTTTCTGGAGACAAATGTATAAAAGCATCCAATGTGGGCGGCGGCAGCACCGAAAGATGGAACACGAACCCTGTCCCAGGAACTCCACTGCCCCGTGCTGGCCAAATGATGCTGCCGCTTTAcctcgctctcgctctctgtcATTAGGGCTAAAGACCAAGAAACAGCCCAGGCATGCGGCTCTGCCCCTGGCTTTTGCACCTGCTAATGCTTTCATCCCATGGCTGTTTGGACCGTGGACTCGTAGCATCCTAGGGTTCTGGAGCCGAGTTTTTGCACGATGTTGCGCTGCCTGCAAAGCGAGTTTCAGGCTCTGCTACTGCTCATTTTGCTCTGTGTATCTTATCGGATTCATCGGGCGTTCATCGGTGCTTATATATGATGTGTGTGTGCTTTGTTTTGTTTCACGTGGTGCGTGGCTGCAGGCGAACTCGGCGGAGTGGATGGACATGAAGCACGTGTGGGGCGCCACGTGGTGCCTCTACGGGGGCCCCACGGCGGGCCCATTCTCCGTGAGGCTGACGACGCTGTCGGCGCCCAAGACGCTGACGGCCCGGGACGTCATCCCCAGGAACTGGGCGCCCAAGGGCACCTACTCCTCCCGCCTCAACTTCGACGCCTCCCTGTGATCAGGATGGGTCGGGCTGGGCCGGGCCATGTTTTATCGGCCCGGTACGGAGCCCGCCGCGAAGGCAGGCTCGCACGGCGGCCTGCTGGAAATGGACGTGCGTACTCATCGTTTTGGTGTCGCGGCTTTAATTGGCCTGTTGATCCACCGTGGTAGCCTagtggtgtggtgtggtgtggtgtggtgtgagTAGTTTTGGAGCAGGAGGTGAGTGATCTGGGTGCGGAGCAGCCGTCCTCTCCAGAATGGAGAGAGAGCGTATGCCGCTTGGAAATCCGGTGCGGATGCCGATTGGGCCTGAGAGGGTTTTGGACCCCTCTTGGTCGCCGCTTCACTCCTGTTGTCGTGTGCTCTTCTTCCTGTTTGCGTGTTTGTTTGCCCTGGTTGAAATTGGAGGGCTCGTGACAAATGTGTTTCGTTTGTTCGAAAAGGTGGACTTGTAGCGAGGTCGGCATTCGTGCTTGTTGGCGTTTATCTCTTCTTATTATGGGCATGCGTGTTCGTTCAGAGCCGTGTGAATGTTCACGCGTCAGAAAGGTGGAAAGGTGCACCAGTTCATAATGCGTTTGGTTGCTTCCATAGTTTTTTTCTActctctttgttttaaaataaccgtttcaactttgtactaactctaATACAAAATTATACTGAGCTTGAAACACTAATTTTGAGACGGAGTGGGTATTATTGTGTATACCTGGCCCTAATGAAGCTGGTTGAATTAATGCATGCAAAAAGCAACATTTGCATGTTCCGTCTTTATCCTCTCCCCTGCATCGTAACACCAACTCTATATCGTGGGTTTGGTTGCTCGTATTGACGATGCTCATGCTAGTGCACGGTGTTTGGTTGCATACACACATAGAGGTGTAGTTACCTTGTAACCTATGTGATGAGGTTACCCGCTATATCTTACACATGGTCACATCGATCACATCAATAAAAGAGCACTGCAATCATGACAAATTGAATGAAGATGATGAATTTCTTTAGCCCAAAGTGTTGCCCCGGCTTGCCAACTTCAACATTGTATGCCTACTTTTAAACCCACTTTGTCTGTTGTTCTTGTAACGTGAAACTTGTTTATCATATGCTTTTCATGAATTCTAAACACCCGAAACCCTCTCGTAGAACACCACATACCACTTATCCTAACATGGCAGAAAATCAACaattcaagcaacaagtaaacacAAGACATGAAACATAATTAAGCATGCACGATCACATTAggaatatttttttaaacataCTTGCTCGGTTCGTCGATAATCTATAAGGGTAACAACGTCCACTCATACAAATGCTTGAATCCTTACTTGGAGTCAACTCGAGAGATTACATTAGGATGGGATCGACAattgatacgtcaattttgcatcatgcttttatatcaatatttattgcattttgggttgttaatacacattatggtacaatacttatgccttttccctcttattttacaagatttacatgaagagggagaatgcgagcagctggaattctggaccggaaaaggagcaaatctaagagacctattctgcacagctccaaaagtcctgaaggttacg
This window encodes:
- the LOC123427319 gene encoding expansin-B17-like isoform X3, giving the protein MLSPPPFTRSTDTPGGACGYGTLVDVVPMKARVGSVSPVLFKGGEGCGACYKVRCLDHGICSRRAVTVIVTDECPGGGLCGGGNTHFDLSGAAFSRMAVAGAGAHLRDRGQLKVIYRRTACKYGGKNIAFHVNEGSTSFWLSLLVEFEDGEGDIGSMQLKQANSAEWMDMKHVWGATWCLYGGPTAGPFSVRLTTLSAPKTLTARDVIPRNWAPKGTYSSRLNFDASL
- the LOC123427319 gene encoding expansin-B17-like isoform X1; this encodes MAPSRAAAAPLALCCILLLASSSAAFLLDGGKSAAKGKAKGNGKAAVDVEWRPATATWYGDAEGDGSTGGACGYGTLVDVVPMKARVGSVSPVLFKGGEGCGACYKVRCLDHGICSRRAVTVIVTDECPGGGLCGGGNTHFDLSGAAFSRMAVAGAGAHLRDRGQLKVIYRRTACKYGGKNIAFHVNEGSTSFWLSLLVEFEDGEGDIGSMQLKQANSAEWMDMKHVWGATWCLYGGPTAGPFSVRLTTLSAPKTLTARDVIPRNWAPKGTYSSRLNFDASL
- the LOC123427319 gene encoding expansin-B17-like isoform X2; translated protein: MAPSRAAAAPLALCCILLLASSSAAFLLDGGKSAAKGKAKGNGKAAVDVEWRPATATWYGDAEGDGSTGGACGYGTLVDVVPMKARVGSVSPVLFKGGEGCGACYKVRCLDHGICSRRAVTVIVTDECPGGGLCGGGNTHFDLSGAAFSRMAVAGAGAHLRDRGQLKVIYRRTACKYGGKNIAFHVNEGSTSFWLSLLVEFEDGEGDIGSMQLKQRIGGKWSYLISLSLPLSVGTSLVGCIGRMCNRTAYFPLCENACM